From a single Sorghum bicolor cultivar BTx623 chromosome 5, Sorghum_bicolor_NCBIv3, whole genome shotgun sequence genomic region:
- the LOC8155635 gene encoding ELMO domain-containing protein A isoform X3: protein MCWAMKTVVDEASCGSPRWIGRGLSCVCIKRKGTYERICMNLTPVQEERLQRLKHRMKVYFDPSRRDHQEALKALWHATYPDQELQGLISEQWKDMGWQGRDPSTDFRGAGFISLENLLFFAKTFSASFQRLLKKQCGNRATWEYPFAVAGVNITFMIMQMLDLQSTKPRTFVRAIFIQMLSEDEWAFDLLYCVAFVVMDKQWLDKNASYMDFNEVLKSTRAQLERELMLDDVIRIEDMPSYSLLC, encoded by the exons ATGTGTTGGGCGATGAAAACAGTGGTTG ATGAAGCGTCATGTGGATCACCGAGATGGATAGGGAGAGGCCTCTCTTGTGTGTGCATCAAGCGAAAAGGCACATATGAAAGAATATGCATGAACCTCACACCAGTGCAG GAAGAAAGGCTTCAGAGATTGAAGCATCGCATGAAGGTTTACTTTGATCCATCTAGACGAGATCACCAG GAAGCCCTGAAAGCTCTTTGGCATGCAACATACCCTGATCAAGAACTTCAAGGTTTGATATCTGAACAGTGGAAGGACATGGGTTGGCAAGGAAGAGACCCATCAACTGACTTTAG AGGTGCAGGATTCATATCTCTGGAGAATCTTTTGTTCTTTGCCAAGACATTCTCC GCCTCATTTCAGAGACTTCTAAAGAAACAGTGTGGTAACAGAGCCACATGGGAGTACCCATTTGCAGTTGCTGGTGTAAATATTACATTCATGATCATGCAGATGCTCGATCTCCAGTCAA CTAAGCCAAGAACATTTGTACGAGCCATTTTTATCCAAATGCTCTCAG AGGATGAGTGGGCATTTGATCTGCTCTACTGCGTTGCATTTGTTGTGATGGACAAGCAGTGGCTGGACAAGAACGCGTCTTACATGGACTTCAAT GAAGTGCTGAAGTCGACAAGAGCCCAGCTGGAGAGAGAGCTTATGCTGGACGATGTCATCCGTATCGAAGACATGCCATCATACAGCCTGCTTTGCTAG
- the LOC8155635 gene encoding ELMO domain-containing protein A isoform X2, which yields MLGQLALWAKIANEASCGSPRWIGRGLSCVCIKRKGTYERICMNLTPVQEERLQRLKHRMKVYFDPSRRDHQEALKALWHATYPDQELQGLISEQWKDMGWQGRDPSTDFRGAGFISLENLLFFAKTFSASFQRLLKKQCGNRATWEYPFAVAGVNITFMIMQMLDLQSTKPRTFVRAIFIQMLSEDEWAFDLLYCVAFVVMDKQWLDKNASYMDFNEVLKSTRAQLERELMLDDVIRIEDMPSYSLLC from the exons ATGCTGGGGCAGCTAGCACTGTGGGCCAAAATTGCCA ATGAAGCGTCATGTGGATCACCGAGATGGATAGGGAGAGGCCTCTCTTGTGTGTGCATCAAGCGAAAAGGCACATATGAAAGAATATGCATGAACCTCACACCAGTGCAG GAAGAAAGGCTTCAGAGATTGAAGCATCGCATGAAGGTTTACTTTGATCCATCTAGACGAGATCACCAG GAAGCCCTGAAAGCTCTTTGGCATGCAACATACCCTGATCAAGAACTTCAAGGTTTGATATCTGAACAGTGGAAGGACATGGGTTGGCAAGGAAGAGACCCATCAACTGACTTTAG AGGTGCAGGATTCATATCTCTGGAGAATCTTTTGTTCTTTGCCAAGACATTCTCC GCCTCATTTCAGAGACTTCTAAAGAAACAGTGTGGTAACAGAGCCACATGGGAGTACCCATTTGCAGTTGCTGGTGTAAATATTACATTCATGATCATGCAGATGCTCGATCTCCAGTCAA CTAAGCCAAGAACATTTGTACGAGCCATTTTTATCCAAATGCTCTCAG AGGATGAGTGGGCATTTGATCTGCTCTACTGCGTTGCATTTGTTGTGATGGACAAGCAGTGGCTGGACAAGAACGCGTCTTACATGGACTTCAAT GAAGTGCTGAAGTCGACAAGAGCCCAGCTGGAGAGAGAGCTTATGCTGGACGATGTCATCCGTATCGAAGACATGCCATCATACAGCCTGCTTTGCTAG
- the LOC8155325 gene encoding pentatricopeptide repeat-containing protein At5g66520, translating into MPSAPLVAAAVGARVSRRPNLSLLADRCATPSALARVHAAMIVSGRLAEDAFAASRLLTAYAALSPDPAAAALALLSSLPCAPNSFMLNTTLRVLASSPDPAAAFPFFSRLRVTGALAPGRHTFPFLLKAAARLPLPLPVTEQLHALAVRHGVLLDAYVANGLVRGYSVAGRLQAARRVFDELPERNPAVYTTMVSAYAQNGRHEDAMAAFDEMVRVGFEPCGATLASVLSACARSASGGLEMGCHVHDLMTAWGVPVSTILGTALIDMYVKNGAIKEAFAVLDGLPERHVTGAWNALISGLAHHGHRERALNLFRQMQQEGVPPNATTLVGALSACSHPGLLDEARRLFSSMEKDFGITPAIQHYGCMVDLLGRAGLLSEAEDLIRGMSCEADTVIWGALLTACKNHSGIEIAERAAVEMLKLDPSNHGVYVVLSNLYAEAGRWQDVDKLRKEMKGARLSKIPGASTVNGDGSLEQPESPPPQGNVLV; encoded by the coding sequence ATGCCTTCGGCGCCGCTCGTCGCGGCTGCCGTCGGCGCGCGCGTGAGCCGCCGCCCGAATCTCTCCCTCCTCGCCGACCGCTGCGCCACACCTAGTGCCCTAGCCCGCGTGCACGCGGCCATGATCGTCTCCGGCCGCCTCGCCGAGGACGCTTTCGCCGCGTCCCGGCTCCTGACCGCCTACGCGGCGCTCTCCCCGGATCCCGCTGCCGCCGCACTCGCGCTCCTCTCCTCCCTCCCCTGCGCGCCCAACTCCTTCATGCTCAACACCACACTCCGCGTGCTCGCCTCCTCCCCTGATCCGGCCGCcgccttccccttcttctcccgcCTACGCGTTACTGGTGCCCTCGCACCCGGCCGGCACACCTTCCCCTTCCTCCTAAAGGCCGCCGCGCGCCTTCCGCTCCCGCTCCCCGTCACTGAACAGCTCCACGCACTCGCCGTCCGACACGGGGTCCTCCTCGACGCCTACGTCGCCAATGGCCTCGTTCGGGGCTACTCTGTGGCAGGCCGCCTCCAGGCCGCGCGCAGGGTGTTCGATGAATTGCCCGAGCGGAATCCGGCCGTGTACACTACCATGGTCTCCGCGTACGCGCAGAACGGGCGGCATGAAGACGCGATGGCAGCATTCGACGAGATGGTCCGCGTGGGCTTCGAGCCCTGTGGCGCCACACTGGCATCTGTGCTGTCAGCGTGCGCGCGCTCAGCGTCGGGCGGGCTCGAGATGGGCTGTCACGTGCACGACCTAATGACGGCATGGGGTGTGCCAGTTAGCACCATCCTCGGCACGGCATTGATCGATATGTATGTCAAAAATGGTGCGATCAAGGAGGCGTTTGCAGTGTTGGACGGGCTGCCTGAGCGGCACGTGACGGGTGCATGGAACGCTCTTATCTCTGGGCTGGCGCACCATGGGCACAGAGAGCGTGCACTCAACCTTTTCAGGCAGATGCAGCAGGAGGGTGTGCCACCGAACGCGACCACACTCGTCGGGGCGCTCTCAGCGTGCTCCCACCCAGGACTGCTGGACGAGGCCCGCAGGCTGTTCAGTTCCATGGAGAAGGACTTTGGGATCACTCCAGCAATCCAGCACTACGGATGCATGGTGGACCTCCTTGGCCGTGCCGGCCTCTTGTCGGAGGCAGAGGATTTGATACGGGGAATGTCATGTGAGGCGGACACCGTGATATGGGGAGCACTACTGACGGCCTGCAAGAACCACAGTGGCATTGAGATTGCGGAGCGGGCAGCGGTGGAGATGCTGAAACTAGATCCCAGTAACCATGGAGTGTATGTGGTACTGTCCAACTTGTATGCCGAGGCTGGTAGGTGGCAGGACGTGGACAAGCTGAGGAAGGAGATGAAGGGAGCGCGGCTCTCTAAGATCCCTGGGGCAAGCACAGTTAATGGTGATGGGTCACTGGAGCAACCAGAGTCACCACCACCGCAAGGGAATGTGCTTGTCTAG
- the LOC8155635 gene encoding ELMO domain-containing protein A isoform X1 — translation MEAAAAAPAPAADRDPAAEHHHGCLAVRTSLPRCALGTGSGGGSSLPGSSDEASCGSPRWIGRGLSCVCIKRKGTYERICMNLTPVQEERLQRLKHRMKVYFDPSRRDHQEALKALWHATYPDQELQGLISEQWKDMGWQGRDPSTDFRGAGFISLENLLFFAKTFSASFQRLLKKQCGNRATWEYPFAVAGVNITFMIMQMLDLQSTKPRTFVRAIFIQMLSEDEWAFDLLYCVAFVVMDKQWLDKNASYMDFNEVLKSTRAQLERELMLDDVIRIEDMPSYSLLC, via the exons ATGGAGGCTGCGGCAGCGGCTCCAGCGCCAGCGGCGGACAGGGACCCGGCCGCGGAGCACCACCACGGGTGTCTGGCCGTCAGGACATCGCTGCCGCGGTGCGCCCTCGGcaccggcagcggcggcggctcctCGCTGCCTGGATCTTCCG ATGAAGCGTCATGTGGATCACCGAGATGGATAGGGAGAGGCCTCTCTTGTGTGTGCATCAAGCGAAAAGGCACATATGAAAGAATATGCATGAACCTCACACCAGTGCAG GAAGAAAGGCTTCAGAGATTGAAGCATCGCATGAAGGTTTACTTTGATCCATCTAGACGAGATCACCAG GAAGCCCTGAAAGCTCTTTGGCATGCAACATACCCTGATCAAGAACTTCAAGGTTTGATATCTGAACAGTGGAAGGACATGGGTTGGCAAGGAAGAGACCCATCAACTGACTTTAG AGGTGCAGGATTCATATCTCTGGAGAATCTTTTGTTCTTTGCCAAGACATTCTCC GCCTCATTTCAGAGACTTCTAAAGAAACAGTGTGGTAACAGAGCCACATGGGAGTACCCATTTGCAGTTGCTGGTGTAAATATTACATTCATGATCATGCAGATGCTCGATCTCCAGTCAA CTAAGCCAAGAACATTTGTACGAGCCATTTTTATCCAAATGCTCTCAG AGGATGAGTGGGCATTTGATCTGCTCTACTGCGTTGCATTTGTTGTGATGGACAAGCAGTGGCTGGACAAGAACGCGTCTTACATGGACTTCAAT GAAGTGCTGAAGTCGACAAGAGCCCAGCTGGAGAGAGAGCTTATGCTGGACGATGTCATCCGTATCGAAGACATGCCATCATACAGCCTGCTTTGCTAG